GATCGCGGTGACGGTCAATTCAATTTCACTTTGTGTCGCTCGCTTGACCACTTGATCGCCAACCAGTTTCAACACTCCACCCACCACTTGAAAACGCGTGTCATCCACGGTCAAGACAAAGCGATCGGTCGCGGGTTGACCATCGAGCGTGATATTTCCGACAACCGCTCCCACAGTGAACTCGTCCACCGTGTCACCGACTAACCAAAGCACTTCGGGCTGTTCCGGCAAATCTAGCACGTTGACCGTGATCGCTTGAGTGAACGGCACCGCGCCGACGACGCCCCATTCCGTAGCGGTGACATTGACCACGATTTGTTGCGTTTCTTCGTAATTCAAGGAAACGCCATCGGCTAAACGAAGATCCGAACCATCGATCACGAAACGCTCGTCATCCACCGTCAGGATGTGGAACTGATCGGAGTCTTGATCGACCACAAACAATTCGGTGATCGTATCTCCGGTCGCATTCTCGTACACCGATGCTTCGCTCGGGGTGATGCCAGTGATCGGGTCGTTAGCGTTAGAAACGGTAACCGCCGAATAGCTGACCAATTCAGTCCCCGTTTCGGAATCCGTGACCGTGATGGTTAACGGAATCATCGGTTCGGTCTCAAAATCAAGTCCTTCGCCATGGATCCCGCCAACAAACACAATCGCGCCATGGGCGTTCATTTCAAAACGCGGATCATCGATTTTGATCACGTGATTGTTGATCCCGTCGGCGTCAATCACCTCAATCAATCCGACCGCCTCGCCGAGCGCTAAAATCTCGGGGACCGGATCAAGCTGGATCACCACCGAAGTGGGATCGTCCGCAACCGGAAGCACCGTGATGCTCAACTCAAAGGGATCCGATTCACTGACGCCATCGTGCAACGTAACGGTCACCGAATCATCGCCATAAAAATCGACATTCGGCGTATAGGTCAACGAACCATCCACGCCGACGTGGACAACGCCGTGGACCGCATTTCCCTTTTGCAAGACAACAAATTGATCACCTTGTGCATCCGAGACGCCCGCCAGAATACCCGGTGCGGCAAGTTTCAACACGTTGTCTTCGGCGGTGGTAAGCGACGGGATTTCCGTGTAGCTCGGCGCGGTGTTGTCCCCTTGGACGCTTAACGCAAATTGGATCGGACTGGCATCTTGTTGATCGACAATTTTGACTCGATGTGCATCGTCGCGGCGGAGCGAAACTTCGACGATTCCCGTCGTACCGAGCACGATGACGGCATTGGGTTCGCCTTCGCTGGCAATGGACCGAACTTCGCCGATCGTCGCCAAGTTGACGGCTAATTTAGCGATGTCGGCCCCGTCACGTAAATCAACCACGCGCAACAACGACTCGACGGGGGAAACCGTCATCAACAAATCGCGTGCCCCATCGAGTGTCACCGGGCCGGTCATTTCAGCGAAAGAATGCAACGTCGCAAAATCAGCATTGGCATCCACGACGCTCACGCCTCCATCGCTTTGCCGTAAAACAAGCAGACCGGACTCGTCGTCAAAATCAAGCAGACGGCTTACGCCAGCAACCTCGATCGGCTCCGGCGTAATCATCGACGCGGTCTCGTTACTCCACAACGAAAGTTTCAAACCATCCTCACCGGCCCAAGCAAAAACACTGCGTGGGCCTGTGTCCGAGGCGATCACGGTCGTATCGGCCGGGACCAACGTCGTGGTCGTCACGACAACCACTTCGAGCTCTGGATCCGAAGCATCCAACGCAGTCACAAACCCAGGTTCGCTATGGGTGCCAATCAGCACCCCGCGTCCCGCGCCATCCACCGCCACATCCGACCATCGCTGGGGAGTCCCCGTTCCCGACAAATCGATCGCGTTCGATGTCTTGGCGACCGGATCGACGATCCATGCGGTATCGCCTTCCGCTTCACCGCCAAGCACCAAAAAGGTGCCGTCGCCGAGCGGTTGCAGTTTCGACAAATTCGTGCCGACCGAGATTGTCTCATTTTCAGCCAACCAAAGATCGCTGACCTCGACTCCAGTTGGCGTCAACACCAACGCACCGTGCTCGGGAGCGGCAAACAAACCGATCGATTCGGTCATCGCAATCGACGGAGTTTCCACGGTCGCTTGGAAGGGGAAGCGTTGCGTCTGCACCTCGGTGCCGTTGAACAAACGAACATGATGGTCCCCATCGCCGAGGCCCTCGAAACGAAACGCCCCAGCCTCATCGGCAACCGCAATCCGTTCGCCTGTTTCTAAAACCGCATTATTGTTCGCATCGAGATAAACGAGTCGTTGTGGAAGCGACGCTTCACCAGGCTCTTGGCGAAAGGAGTGGTCAAGGTCATCAAAGATCACGCCGGTGATCGCAGCGAGCACGCGACGGTCGCCGAGGTGTTCGACCATGGGACGCCGGCGCACGCCGATTCGCCGGCGTTTTTCCAATTGGATTCTTGAGGATCGACGTTGGGCCATCTTGATGATTCTCTTTGCAAACAGACCGCGACCTTCAATCCCCACAACCCTTTTTCGAACACAATCAACAAAAAGGGGGGATACAAACAGTCACTTGGAAGCTTTGGGGGAGAAAAAGTTCCCCATTAACCGCCATCCTGGGGAGAACGGAGGATAAAAGTGGAGGACGAATTCAAAGTGACGACACAGGAGGTCACCACGCAGCAATTTAGAGTGTTTATCATAAGCAGTGGACTGATGTTTTGTGCGATAATCAGCTTGAAAAAACAGGCGAATAGGTAACCTACGCCGAATTGAGAACGCGTCAGCCGAGGGCAAACCCGCGGCGAATGGCTCAAAATCCTGTCGACAATTTTAAAATTCCCGATCTAGCTTCTCCAAACCCGCTCCTATCAGCGGGAGGCTTTTATGTTGAATCTCCTCCCTAAAAACCGTTTTCTGGTCCCCTTCGCCGTGCTGATGCTCGTCACGTTCGGCTCGATTTCGCCGCTTTATTCACAAAGCATCGAGGACGAAATGATGATGGACCAACGCATGGGCAATGGTCACGGGATGCCCCCCCAAGCTGCCTCGGGGCCCGCCGCGATTTTTTCATCGATGAATCTAGCTCCGCTGATGATGCCATCGATTCCAGCGATGGAGGACAAGCGTCCTCCGCTGAAAAAACAGTGCGACGACGCGTTCTTGGAGGGGCGAACTGCCACCGCGTTAGAGTTGTTTTTTGGCCATCTGGTGATCGAGCCCGACAAAGCGAAAACGCTACTTGAAGGCGTCAAATACAGTGCGCTGTTGAAACGCCCTGTCTGGCAAGTTCGCTGGGGTGTTTCGCTGTTCGTACGTGGCGACGAAGGGGGCGATAAAGGAGCGATTACGGACAGTTCTGCCGAAGGCGGAAACCGGTCCGGTAGGAATGGGAACCGTGGTGAGTTTGCGCCCGGCGAGAGCGGGCCCGGCGAATTTGGACCAGCTGAATTTGGGGCCGACGCAATGGGCGGCGCCGGATTGCCAGGCGAACAACCCCGCGCTGCAGCCGATGCGGTCGTGGACCAAAACGCGGAGATGGAAATGCAGGATGCCCTCGGTTTGGTCGCCGAGCTGACCGCCGAACAATTCACGCAACGGTTTTCACGAGGTGACTTTGGGATCGCGCTCTCGGCGATCATTCCAGCGGAGCCAGAAATCGATGTCGCCGCAGCCGATTCCTCAAAACGGAACCGCCGTGACATGCGTGATGCGATGGGAGGTCAAGAGGCTGCCGGGATGCCGGATATCAGGGAACGCGAACGTATGATTCGCGAACAAATGGAAGCCGGTGGCATGCCCCCAGAAGCAATGATGATGGAAGCCGCTGGCGCCGCGTCTCAAATGGGCATCAACAAGGGTAACACCGTGGACGCCGTGGAGCCACTTGATGAGGCGCCGGTCATCGCCCCTGAACTTGAACCGTTTCCGATGTGGAAGCCGGGCATCGTTTATCTCGGCTTAGCCCCCTCGACCGAAACGATCAAACGGGCTCAGAAGCACGACATCGACTTCCTCTTGCATTTTGATGTAGTCTTGAAGCCAGGGCGTGACGAAACCATCCAGAACGTCTCGCGATGCCGTTTGATCAAAGTCTCTGATGGCAAAACACTCGGGCTTTCCAAACCCGCCGACAGCAATGAGGTGCAGCGTACCGAAGCGGTTCCCCGAGATTATGTCAGTGAACAAATCTCAAATCTGTTCGCCATCATTGATCGACAATTGGCATTGACGGACATGCCAAAGTTGTCCCCTGAGATTGCGAAACGCCGAGTGGCATCGATGTTCTCAGGCTCAAGAGCGGATCGCATGAAGGCGCTCGCTGAAATTCGACTCTACCAAGCTCAACAACTGATCAGTGACGAGGAAGCGGAAAAGGCTTTCTACATCGTGGGAGGCGGCGAGGCAATGAAACTGATGTATGGCACCCAAGAGGACAAAATCGCGACAGTTCACCAATGGGTGACCGAGGCGCTGACGCTTGAAGAATGATCCGCAAATAAGCCGGCTCAACACTTCGCTAGGAATGACTTGGTGCAATCCACGTTAGCCGAAGCGTGTTAGCCTGCGGAAAGTGCTAAGCCCTGCGGCGGATGTTGCGAAAAGGGCCCTTCCGCCGCACGGTTTGCGTGACGGTTTCACGTCAAGCAAACCGTGCGGCGGAGGTAGGAAGGAATCACTCGCTACGATTTCCGCGATCCCTCGCGTTCGCAGCTCCCATGTGCGGCGTCGACAATCTGTCTGGGGCTTCAAACCCGTCGACAAAATCACATTGCCACCGGCATCAGCACGTCAGCCGCTGCCGTGAGACGAACGTTTTTGCAGCGTGACAATTGGAATTGTCGAGGTGCTTCGCGGCACAGGCACAAGCCCAAGAATCGATAGCTGCCCATGAACCGAATCGGGCTCACGATTCGGTGCGTTTGGTTGCCCTCGGCATCGACGTAATCCATTTCGATGACGTAGTTGTCGCAGTCGTGCATTGCGCGTCGAAGAATCGTATTCATAGGAACCTCGAAAGATGCGTGGAAGTGGTGTGGATGACTACACGTACTATTCACGATGCCTGTGACACGTCAGGTCACGCCCTGAAAAAAATTTTCCTGGTTCTGCGAAACCCAATGAAAAGCAGCCTTTTTGCGGGGACAAAGGGCGTGAAGAGGTCCAGCTTTGAAGCTTGTTCGAGATGAGCCCCCGTTAGAATGAGGGGGCTAGGCGTTTTGATCGCGGGAGCGATCAACGACATTGCTTATCCGATCGCTGGCAACCACTGCAGCAGCGATTGCAACCACTCGGACCATTCGAGTGCCCACGTCATTTCTTGGCTGCGAGCGACGATATAGAAAACGAACAACACATAGATTCCCAATAAGATGAACGCTTTGCCACGTCGCATCTCCACGTACTGGGTTCCCGCCTCGGTGACGCCACGTTTGCCCAGATAATAGACAAAGAACCCCACGATCGTCAGCACCAGCAACAACAACCGCAATTCACCACTTTGCGACACAATCTCCGGTGACATTTCGATCGGGCCATTCAGTGCCGTGAACAAAAACAAGGGGAACCCAAGGGCGAAGCAAATGTCAAAAATATTGCTCCCCAGCGCGTTGGCGACCGCGTCATCGTAGTCGCCATCCCTGGCGTCGCGAATCGACATCACCGTGTCGGGAACGCTCGTGGCCATCGATGCAAAGATCACCGCGACAAACATCGCGGGCATCCCGATCCCTTGCAATTCGTATCCGAAGAGCGTGTAAGCAGGGTGCTCGACACTGCCCGTCCCGAGCCATTCGCAAGCCTTCACCAACAACCAACACGCCCCGCCGATCACCGTCGTCGACGTGAGCAACAGCGGCCAACCATTCCAAGTTTCTTCGTCGATTTGTTGACGATGTTTTTCGCGAACAAAAACACGTTCCATGTCCATCAACGGCCCCAGCGACAGCCAATAAAACAGTTGGCTGAAGATGCCTCGTTCGGTCGCCGCTGCGTCGTCCGCGTCTTCAAGGTCCTCGCCCTGAGGTGCGTCATCGGATGCCGCGGAACGCTTCATCGACAGCAGCATGAAGGCCAGATAGGTTCCGTACAGCCCCATCAAGATCACCCCTTGCCACCAATGCAATTGCGAACCGTTGATCAACAAAATCAAGATGATTTCGCAAAAGATCAGCGACAAACCATCACGCAATAAGACTTTGGTGGACACGTTTACCGAGGTCACGCGTACGCCCAGGATGACCGCGCCGACGACCGACAAAATGCACGCGGCGGGGATGATCATGCCGTTGAACAGTGCACTGCCCGCGGTCGTCCCAATGCCCACCGAAAAACCGTCTCGATCCGACAACACAAACAACGCGATCAACGTCGTGAACAGCTCCGGGACGCTACTGGAGATGGCATTGATCGTCCCTCCGCGAACCCCTTCGGACAAATTGCGACCGATGTACTCCGACGCAATTTCAAAACTGTCACACGCTCGCCAAATCAACAGGCAAGTAAAGAAAATCAAAACCAGTGGAATCAAAATTCCCATCAAATACTCTTGTGCGAAGACAAAGTTCAAGCGGATCACGGCGTGTCAGTTTTGAAGCGGCGCCATTGCATTTTCATCTAGCAAATCATAACCCGACGCGTCAGCGAGGGACCGAATCAATATCGATATTCCCTCGCTGACGCGCCGGGTTATGAATACACGCAACTTCAATATGCGGGGCCGAGGCAATGTGATAAGGCTTGATCCGGTGCCCCGCAATCGGTCTCGCAAATATCGCAACCTAGTTTTGCTGCAACATCCCCATCAGCTCGAATGCCAGTGCATCGACGGCGTTGGTTGCGGTGTTGGCCAACAGGACCACGGCCGATTGAGTTTCGCGATCGATCAGGATGATGCTGTGATATCCCCCCGTTTGACCGTTGTGAATGCGAGTGGAACCGTCGCCCTGCAAATGCCACCCCAATCCCATCGAGGGCTCCCCGTTGGCGCCGACATAGTGTTTCTGCCACGCCAATTCGATCGCGGCGCCAACCTCGTTCTCCGGCACCGGCAAATGCATTTTTGCAAATCGCATCATGTCCGCAATCGAGCTGTGGATACCTCCGGCACCAGGCATATCGGCAAAACTCCAATTCGCAGTCGCGTTTTTCTCCGCATCATAGGGCGTCGCTAAACGCGTTTTCTGAGCCGAGCTCAACACGACGTCTGTGTCGTGCATCCCCAGCGGCTTCGTTAAACGCTGGTCCAACCCTTCGTCGTAACTCATCCCGACCTGGCGTCCGATCAAATGTCCGAGCACCCCGAAGGCAAGATTGGAATACTCGTATTACGTCCCTGGAGCACGCCGGAGCAAATGCGAATCCAGAAACCATAGGCCAGCGTCGAAGTGTAGTCGGCGTAGGGATTGTCCGTAGAAAGACTCGGCATGTTGTCGCCCAATCGTGGCAGCCCCGATCGATGCGTGGCAAGATCGAGCACCGTCATGGGGCGGTCTTGCCAATCCTGCATCGTTACGCCCGTGGGCAACAACTCGTTGACCTCATGGTCC
The sequence above is a segment of the Novipirellula galeiformis genome. Coding sequences within it:
- a CDS encoding sodium:calcium antiporter, producing the protein MGILIPLVLIFFTCLLIWRACDSFEIASEYIGRNLSEGVRGGTINAISSSVPELFTTLIALFVLSDRDGFSVGIGTTAGSALFNGMIIPAACILSVVGAVILGVRVTSVNVSTKVLLRDGLSLIFCEIILILLINGSQLHWWQGVILMGLYGTYLAFMLLSMKRSAASDDAPQGEDLEDADDAAATERGIFSQLFYWLSLGPLMDMERVFVREKHRQQIDEETWNGWPLLLTSTTVIGGACWLLVKACEWLGTGSVEHPAYTLFGYELQGIGMPAMFVAVIFASMATSVPDTVMSIRDARDGDYDDAVANALGSNIFDICFALGFPLFLFTALNGPIEMSPEIVSQSGELRLLLLVLTIVGFFVYYLGKRGVTEAGTQYVEMRRGKAFILLGIYVLFVFYIVARSQEMTWALEWSEWLQSLLQWLPAIG
- a CDS encoding serine hydrolase domain-containing protein — translated: MSYDEGLDQRLTKPLGMHDTDVVLSSAQKTRLATPYDAEKNATANWSFADMPGAGGIHSSIADMMRFAKMHLPVPENEVGAAIELAWQKHYVGANGEPSMGLGWHLQGDGSTRIHNGQTGGYHSIILIDRETQSAVVLLANTATNAVDALAFELMGMLQQN
- a CDS encoding serine hydrolase domain-containing protein, which gives rise to MAATSAEPLNERLQELARPYLESEAIVGVSIAVIHADDSATVHLGRTSEIGPSPDDDTLYEIGSISKVFTGILLADAVNRGEIRLDHEVNELLPTGVTMQDWQDRPMTVLDLATHRSGLPRLGDNMPSLSTDNPYADYTSTLAYGFWIRICSGVLQGRNTSIPILPSGCSDI
- a CDS encoding WYL domain-containing protein; its protein translation is MNTILRRAMHDCDNYVIEMDYVDAEGNQTHRIVSPIRFMGSYRFLGLCLCREAPRQFQLSRCKNVRLTAAADVLMPVAM
- a CDS encoding cadherin-like domain-containing protein; this encodes MAQRRSSRIQLEKRRRIGVRRRPMVEHLGDRRVLAAITGVIFDDLDHSFRQEPGEASLPQRLVYLDANNNAVLETGERIAVADEAGAFRFEGLGDGDHHVRLFNGTEVQTQRFPFQATVETPSIAMTESIGLFAAPEHGALVLTPTGVEVSDLWLAENETISVGTNLSKLQPLGDGTFLVLGGEAEGDTAWIVDPVAKTSNAIDLSGTGTPQRWSDVAVDGAGRGVLIGTHSEPGFVTALDASDPELEVVVVTTTTLVPADTTVIASDTGPRSVFAWAGEDGLKLSLWSNETASMITPEPIEVAGVSRLLDFDDESGLLVLRQSDGGVSVVDANADFATLHSFAEMTGPVTLDGARDLLMTVSPVESLLRVVDLRDGADIAKLAVNLATIGEVRSIASEGEPNAVIVLGTTGIVEVSLRRDDAHRVKIVDQQDASPIQFALSVQGDNTAPSYTEIPSLTTAEDNVLKLAAPGILAGVSDAQGDQFVVLQKGNAVHGVVHVGVDGSLTYTPNVDFYGDDSVTVTLHDGVSESDPFELSITVLPVADDPTSVVIQLDPVPEILALGEAVGLIEVIDADGINNHVIKIDDPRFEMNAHGAIVFVGGIHGEGLDFETEPMIPLTITVTDSETGTELVSYSAVTVSNANDPITGITPSEASVYENATGDTITELFVVDQDSDQFHILTVDDERFVIDGSDLRLADGVSLNYEETQQIVVNVTATEWGVVGAVPFTQAITVNVLDLPEQPEVLWLVGDTVDEFTVGAVVGNITLDGQPATDRFVLTVDDTRFQVVGGVLKLVGDQVVKRATQSEIELTVTAIDSHNEFQSLSSTFVISVLENATPFHNHVNPYDVDNGGSVTVADALAIINYLNVYAPGPVGAGNPALGYDVNADGLVTALDALLILNEINRSGNGGGTVGDGEQEGTGADGEKVVSPTPMPQIANGANDKDVGPNDPLRNDRAIVDTLNEEPLNGEPLNGDRNGGFEVAAPSDPRYRQIAADLSVSKSATDFSAQMDETIRLLSDPKA